The following proteins come from a genomic window of Yinghuangia sp. ASG 101:
- a CDS encoding RDD family protein: MSDLVIGEAVALDLRPARLASRALAFTLDLLLQAGCLLLAVWGLGSLLSDVDEALATAVVLALLVAVVVGWPVAWETATRGKSPGKMALGLRVVRDDGGPIRFRHSLVRGLVGVFADFWTTGGCGAVISSLASTRGKRLGDQAAGTFVVRERTPGARHVPVAMHPAAAGWAAGLDLSGLNDELALRSRQYLGRLAQLDPAVAASLGVGLAGEVASRIGVPPPTGVHPADFLAAVLAERQRRAYQRAQPTTQPTTQPQPAGWAPAGASAHAPQSVPPPPSPAAPAPGPAAVPPTQAGRPAEEASPRTGFKPPV; this comes from the coding sequence GTGAGCGACCTTGTCATCGGCGAGGCCGTCGCGCTCGACCTGCGGCCGGCCAGGCTGGCGAGCCGTGCGCTCGCGTTCACCCTCGATCTGCTGCTGCAGGCGGGGTGTCTGCTGCTGGCCGTGTGGGGCCTCGGCAGTCTGCTGTCCGACGTCGACGAGGCGCTGGCGACGGCCGTCGTGCTGGCCCTCCTGGTCGCGGTCGTGGTCGGGTGGCCGGTCGCGTGGGAGACCGCGACGCGGGGGAAATCGCCGGGAAAGATGGCGTTGGGCCTGCGTGTGGTGCGGGACGACGGCGGGCCGATTCGGTTCCGTCACTCGCTGGTCCGCGGGTTGGTGGGCGTGTTCGCGGATTTCTGGACGACCGGCGGTTGCGGCGCGGTGATCTCGTCTCTCGCCTCGACCCGGGGCAAGCGGCTGGGCGATCAGGCGGCCGGAACATTTGTCGTACGGGAGCGCACGCCCGGCGCGCGGCACGTCCCGGTCGCGATGCATCCGGCCGCGGCGGGCTGGGCCGCCGGACTCGACTTGTCGGGTTTGAACGACGAGCTGGCGCTGCGGAGTCGGCAGTATTTGGGGCGCCTCGCGCAATTGGACCCGGCGGTCGCGGCGTCCCTGGGCGTCGGTCTCGCCGGCGAAGTCGCGTCGCGCATCGGCGTGCCGCCGCCCACGGGGGTGCATCCGGCGGACTTCCTGGCCGCCGTACTGGCGGAGCGCCAGCGGCGTGCGTACCAGCGGGCGCAGCCCACGACGCAGCCCACGACGCAGCCGCAGCCGGCCGGGTGGGCGCCCGCGGGGGCTTCGGCGCACGCGCCGCAATCCGTGCCGCCGCCACCCTCCCCCGCGGCGCCTGCCCCGGGCCCCGCGGCGGTCCCGCCGACGCAGGCCGGACGACCCGCGGAAGAGGCGTCGCCTCGGACGGGTTTCAAGCCGCCGGTGTGA
- a CDS encoding SIS domain-containing protein, with protein MIPVDEALLDDADGLGRADTGQCLLTLAGAGAHVRRASWAVAEAGLGTAARGDRPRIIAVAVAPHCGPVTASLDALTASGASVPIVEVSGDILPGWIGPLDLLVLAGPRGEERALLALVRQAYRRGCGVAVVAPEGSSLDAAAEQARGLRLHTPAAPVGAPERVAARDAFWPLLGGLLALARSYGVGSYGPGESFDALADRLDAVGLRCRPSAETYLNPAKSLALDLSGAVPVIWGTGPIMGVAAARFAAALTSVAGLPALHGTLPDAAVDSGNLFDGSLGRASGDSDDFFRDRVEEPEPMRLRPVVLVDDSEPGIRRQVDLVRRVAVDLALPFNEITAEGPDPLARFGEVVALGDFAAVYLALTTGHDTGSVGSFDDFDRWHRTDGPDAFRAPDPNPGGGDGVG; from the coding sequence ATGATCCCCGTCGACGAGGCACTGCTCGACGACGCCGACGGGCTCGGCCGGGCGGACACCGGCCAGTGTCTCCTCACGCTGGCGGGGGCCGGCGCGCACGTGCGCCGCGCCTCGTGGGCGGTCGCCGAGGCGGGGCTGGGCACGGCCGCGCGCGGAGACCGGCCGCGCATTATCGCCGTCGCGGTCGCCCCCCACTGCGGCCCGGTCACCGCGTCGCTGGACGCGCTGACCGCGTCCGGAGCGTCCGTCCCGATCGTCGAGGTGAGCGGCGACATACTCCCGGGCTGGATCGGGCCGCTCGACCTGCTGGTGCTCGCCGGGCCGCGCGGCGAGGAGCGGGCGCTGCTCGCCCTGGTCCGGCAGGCGTACCGGCGCGGATGCGGGGTCGCCGTCGTCGCGCCGGAGGGGTCGTCGCTCGACGCCGCCGCCGAGCAGGCGCGCGGGCTGCGGCTGCACACCCCCGCCGCTCCCGTCGGCGCCCCCGAACGCGTCGCCGCCCGCGACGCGTTCTGGCCGCTGCTCGGCGGCCTGCTCGCCCTGGCGCGCTCGTACGGCGTCGGATCGTACGGACCGGGGGAGTCGTTCGACGCCCTCGCGGACCGGCTCGACGCCGTCGGGCTGCGCTGCCGGCCGTCCGCCGAGACCTACCTCAACCCCGCGAAGTCCCTCGCCCTCGACCTGTCCGGCGCGGTCCCGGTCATCTGGGGCACCGGCCCGATCATGGGCGTCGCCGCGGCGCGGTTCGCCGCCGCGCTGACGTCGGTCGCGGGCCTTCCGGCCCTGCACGGCACGCTGCCGGACGCGGCGGTCGACTCGGGCAACCTGTTCGACGGATCCCTCGGCCGGGCGTCGGGAGATTCCGACGATTTCTTCCGCGACCGCGTCGAGGAACCGGAACCGATGCGTCTGCGGCCCGTCGTGCTGGTGGACGACAGCGAGCCCGGCATACGCAGGCAGGTCGACCTGGTGCGCCGCGTCGCGGTCGACCTCGCGCTGCCCTTCAACGAGATCACCGCCGAAGGGCCCGACCCGCTCGCGCGTTTCGGCGAGGTGGTCGCGCTCGGCGACTTCGCGGCCGTCTACCTCGCCCTCACCACGGGCCACGACACCGGATCCGTCGGCAGCTTCGACGACTTCGACCGGTGGCACCGCACCGACGGGCCCGACGCCTTCCGCGCACCCGATCCGAACCCCGGCGGCGGGGACGGGGTCGGCTAG
- a CDS encoding DUF3499 domain-containing protein translates to MSPVRRCSRTACGRPAVATLTYVYADSTAVLGPLATYAEPHCYDLCAEHSERLTAPRGWDVVRLAPDPAAGKPSSDDLEALANAVREAARPPRQPRHSAASEAVDRSGPSDVGRRGHLRVLRSPDP, encoded by the coding sequence GTGAGCCCTGTACGTCGCTGTTCGCGGACTGCATGCGGTCGCCCTGCGGTCGCGACGCTGACGTACGTCTACGCGGACTCCACCGCGGTGCTCGGGCCCCTCGCGACGTACGCGGAACCGCACTGCTACGACCTGTGCGCGGAGCATTCCGAGCGCCTGACCGCCCCGCGCGGGTGGGACGTCGTACGCCTCGCCCCCGACCCGGCCGCGGGCAAGCCCAGCAGCGACGACCTGGAAGCACTCGCCAACGCCGTGCGCGAGGCCGCGCGCCCGCCCCGGCAGCCCCGGCACTCCGCGGCCTCCGAGGCGGTCGACCGTTCGGGACCGTCCGATGTCGGCCGCCGCGGGCACCTTCGTGTCCTGAGGTCCCCTGACCCGTGA
- a CDS encoding cation diffusion facilitator family transporter gives MSAGGGTKAVVAALLANLGIAVAKFVAFAFTRSSSMLAEGVHSLADSGNQVLLLIGGKRAQREATPLHPFGFGRERYIYGFLVSIVLFSLGGMFAIYEGYEKIAHPHELKSWYWAVGVLVFAIGLEGFSFRTAIKESNEVRGRLSWPQFVRRAKSPELPIVLLEDLGALVGLVLALLGVGLTVITDEAVWDGIGTLCIGILLVAIAIVLALETRSLLLGEAADLDTIRAIEAAMVDGDDVERIIHMRTLHLGPEELLVAAKIAVNARDTAAEVAEAVDGAEARVRTAVPIARVIYLEPDIYREPRRTAEPS, from the coding sequence ATGAGTGCGGGTGGCGGTACCAAGGCGGTTGTCGCGGCGTTGCTCGCCAATCTCGGCATCGCGGTCGCGAAGTTCGTGGCCTTCGCGTTCACGCGCTCCTCGTCGATGCTCGCCGAGGGCGTGCACTCCCTCGCCGACTCCGGCAACCAGGTCCTGCTGCTGATCGGCGGCAAACGCGCCCAGCGCGAGGCGACGCCCCTGCACCCCTTCGGTTTCGGCCGCGAGCGCTACATCTACGGCTTCCTCGTCTCGATCGTGCTGTTCTCGCTCGGCGGCATGTTCGCGATCTACGAGGGCTACGAGAAGATCGCCCACCCGCACGAACTCAAGAGCTGGTACTGGGCGGTCGGCGTCCTGGTGTTCGCGATCGGCCTGGAGGGCTTCTCCTTCCGCACCGCGATCAAGGAGTCGAACGAGGTCCGGGGCCGGCTGTCGTGGCCGCAGTTCGTGCGCCGCGCCAAGTCGCCCGAGCTGCCGATCGTGCTGCTGGAGGACCTCGGTGCGCTGGTCGGCCTCGTCCTCGCGCTCCTCGGCGTCGGCCTGACCGTCATCACCGACGAAGCCGTATGGGACGGCATCGGCACCCTGTGCATCGGCATCCTGCTCGTCGCCATCGCGATAGTCCTCGCGCTGGAGACCCGCAGCCTGCTCCTCGGCGAGGCCGCGGACCTGGACACCATCCGGGCGATCGAGGCGGCCATGGTCGACGGCGACGACGTCGAGCGCATCATCCACATGCGCACACTTCACCTCGGCCCCGAAGAACTGCTGGTGGCCGCCAAGATCGCGGTCAACGCCCGGGACACCGCCGCCGAGGTCGCCGAGGCGGTCGACGGCGCCGAGGCACGCGTCCGTACCGCGGTGCCGATCGCCCGGGTCATCTACCTGGAACCCGACATCTACCGCGAACCCCGCCGGACCGCCGAACCCTCCTGA
- a CDS encoding phosphomannomutase/phosphoglucomutase, with amino-acid sequence MRDLSQIVKAYDIRGVVPDQWDADTAHALGAAFVRVTEAHAIVVGRDMRPSSPGLSRAFAEGAASQGADVTEIGLASTDELYYASGSLDLPGAMFTASHNPARYNGIKMCRAGASPVGQDTGLAAIRELAEKGVPDRDGKPGTITQRDVLPGYAEYLRSLVDLSAVRPLKVVVDAGNGMGGHTVPAVLAGLPLDVVPMYFELDGTFPNHEANPLDPKNIVDLQAKVRETGADIGLAFDGDADRCFVVDENGDPVSPSAITALVAVRELEKHPGATVIHNLITSSAVPEIVREHGGTPVCTRVGHSFIKQEMAATDAVFGGEHSAHYYFRDFWRADTGMLAAMHVLAALGGQDGPLSRLVRDYERYVASGEINSQVTDQTAATAKVRAAYAGKPGIVVDDMDGMTITADDWWFNLRPSNTEPLLRLNVEAKDATTMAAVRDAVLALIRG; translated from the coding sequence GTGCGCGACCTCTCGCAGATCGTCAAGGCCTATGACATCCGGGGCGTGGTCCCCGACCAGTGGGACGCGGACACCGCCCATGCGCTGGGTGCCGCGTTCGTCCGGGTCACCGAAGCCCACGCGATCGTCGTCGGCCGCGACATGCGCCCCAGTTCCCCGGGCCTGTCCCGGGCCTTCGCGGAAGGCGCCGCGAGCCAGGGCGCCGACGTCACCGAGATCGGTCTCGCCTCCACCGACGAGCTGTACTACGCCAGCGGCAGCCTCGACCTCCCCGGGGCGATGTTCACCGCGAGCCACAACCCGGCCCGCTACAACGGCATCAAGATGTGCCGTGCCGGGGCCTCGCCCGTCGGCCAGGACACCGGCCTGGCCGCCATCCGCGAACTCGCCGAGAAGGGCGTCCCCGACCGCGACGGCAAGCCCGGCACCATCACCCAGCGCGACGTGCTGCCCGGATACGCCGAGTACCTGCGCTCGCTCGTCGACCTCAGCGCGGTGCGGCCCCTCAAGGTCGTGGTCGACGCCGGCAACGGCATGGGCGGCCACACCGTCCCCGCGGTCCTCGCCGGGCTGCCGCTCGACGTCGTCCCGATGTACTTCGAGCTGGACGGCACCTTCCCGAACCACGAGGCCAACCCGCTCGACCCGAAGAACATCGTCGACCTCCAGGCCAAGGTGCGCGAGACCGGCGCCGACATCGGGCTCGCCTTCGACGGCGACGCCGACCGCTGCTTCGTCGTCGACGAGAACGGCGACCCCGTCTCGCCGTCCGCGATCACCGCGCTCGTCGCCGTCCGGGAACTGGAGAAGCACCCGGGCGCGACGGTCATCCACAACCTGATCACCTCGTCCGCCGTCCCCGAGATCGTCCGCGAGCACGGCGGCACCCCCGTCTGCACGCGCGTCGGGCACTCCTTCATCAAGCAGGAGATGGCCGCGACCGACGCGGTCTTCGGCGGCGAGCACTCGGCGCACTACTACTTCCGCGACTTCTGGCGCGCGGACACCGGCATGCTCGCCGCCATGCACGTGCTCGCCGCGCTCGGCGGCCAGGACGGGCCGCTCTCACGCCTGGTCCGCGACTACGAGCGGTACGTGGCGTCCGGCGAGATCAACAGCCAGGTCACCGACCAGACCGCCGCGACGGCCAAGGTCCGTGCCGCGTACGCCGGCAAACCGGGCATCGTCGTCGACGACATGGACGGCATGACCATCACCGCCGACGACTGGTGGTTCAACCTGCGCCCCTCCAACACCGAACCCCTGCTCCGGCTGAACGTCGAGGCCAAGGACGCCACCACCATGGCGGCCGTCCGCGACGCGGTGCTGGCACTGATCCGGGGCTGA
- a CDS encoding metallopeptidase family protein gives MRGPLAPRPVPIALTRAEKFDDLASDSVERLTKRWPELERVRFAVLDVPEAETELLADEPVALGRMVPATATDAAMIILYRRPLELRAESRSELEMLVHDILVEQVADLLGLDPETVDPDE, from the coding sequence ATGCGCGGGCCGCTGGCGCCGCGTCCCGTCCCGATCGCGTTGACGCGGGCCGAGAAGTTCGACGACCTCGCCTCCGACTCGGTCGAGCGCCTCACCAAGCGCTGGCCGGAGCTGGAGCGCGTGCGGTTCGCGGTGCTGGACGTGCCCGAGGCCGAGACGGAGCTGCTGGCCGACGAGCCGGTGGCGCTGGGGCGCATGGTGCCCGCGACGGCCACCGACGCCGCGATGATCATCCTGTACCGGCGTCCGCTGGAACTGCGCGCGGAGAGCCGCAGCGAGCTGGAGATGCTGGTGCACGACATCCTCGTGGAGCAGGTCGCGGATCTGCTGGGCCTCGATCCGGAGACGGTCGACCCCGACGAGTGA
- the manA gene encoding mannose-6-phosphate isomerase, class I: MDRLVNRVRKSTWGSTTAIPALLGVPPNGEPQAELWMGAHPGDPSRVDRGDGRGPRSLADVIADAPEHELGAATAARFGARLPFLLKVLAAEQPLSLQVHPNPAQAAEGFADEEARGVPLGARARNYRDASHKPELACALSDLEALCGFREVADTVRLLDLLAVPELQTCIDALRKEPEAEGLRLAMTHALTLPDHRRATVVGEVARACLRVAAADASYAAACAAVADLARRHPADPGVVAALLLNHVRLTRGQAVYFAAGLPHSYLRGVFVEILANSDNVLRCGLTDKHIDTAELLRVLEFRAGPVDVLDPVEGDDGEQVYPTPVPDFRLSRFELAGEPARTLRTGAPQILLCTDGAAVLTDPGGGELPLLRGQSVYIPAEDTPPGLHGTATVFRATVPGRG; encoded by the coding sequence ATGGACCGCCTCGTCAACCGGGTCCGCAAGTCCACGTGGGGCTCGACGACCGCGATCCCCGCCCTGCTCGGGGTGCCGCCGAACGGCGAGCCGCAGGCCGAGCTGTGGATGGGCGCGCATCCCGGGGACCCCTCCCGCGTCGACCGCGGTGACGGGCGCGGGCCGCGCTCACTCGCCGACGTGATCGCCGACGCTCCCGAACACGAACTCGGCGCAGCGACCGCGGCCCGCTTCGGCGCCCGCCTGCCCTTCCTGCTCAAGGTGCTCGCCGCCGAGCAGCCGCTGTCCCTCCAGGTGCACCCCAATCCGGCGCAGGCCGCGGAGGGCTTCGCCGACGAGGAGGCCCGCGGCGTCCCGCTCGGAGCCCGCGCCCGCAACTACCGCGACGCCAGCCACAAACCGGAACTCGCGTGCGCGCTCAGCGACTTGGAGGCCCTGTGCGGCTTCCGCGAGGTGGCCGACACGGTCCGGCTGCTCGACCTGCTCGCCGTCCCCGAGCTGCAGACGTGCATCGACGCCCTGCGCAAGGAGCCCGAGGCCGAAGGCCTGCGCCTCGCCATGACCCACGCGCTCACGCTGCCCGACCACCGGCGCGCGACCGTGGTCGGCGAGGTCGCGAGGGCGTGCCTGCGGGTCGCGGCGGCGGACGCGTCGTACGCCGCGGCGTGTGCGGCCGTCGCGGACCTGGCCCGGCGCCACCCGGCCGACCCCGGCGTGGTCGCGGCGCTGCTGCTCAACCACGTACGCCTGACGCGGGGTCAGGCGGTGTACTTCGCCGCGGGATTGCCCCACTCGTATCTGCGCGGCGTCTTCGTCGAGATCCTCGCCAACTCCGACAACGTGCTGCGCTGCGGCCTCACCGACAAGCACATCGACACCGCCGAACTGCTGCGCGTCCTGGAGTTCCGCGCGGGACCGGTCGACGTGCTCGACCCCGTCGAGGGCGACGACGGCGAACAGGTCTATCCCACACCGGTCCCCGACTTCCGGCTCTCGCGCTTCGAGTTGGCCGGCGAACCGGCCCGTACGCTGCGCACCGGTGCGCCGCAGATCCTCCTGTGCACCGACGGCGCCGCGGTCCTGACCGATCCCGGCGGCGGCGAACTCCCCCTGCTGCGCGGGCAGTCGGTGTACATCCCGGCCGAGGACACCCCGCCCGGCCTGCACGGCACAGCGACCGTGTTCCGCGCGACCGTGCCCGGCCGGGGGTGA
- a CDS encoding DUF5719 family protein codes for MKRTTLSLVVAVAVLALIVGAATLTRPSSSHATESAPPQQVPVQRAEAVCPQVRGGQGGTTVYSGFAPENAAVSGGTAVLTEVADAAKTRGTIEAPGRPGGAEATEAEVPALDWEATDAFAPGFAAQVTTKVPLGAARGLSGTLCREPDTEHWFVGTSTAQNRDAYLYLSNNTRVAAQIDVELYGPDGEVQTEGVHSMTFAPGESQNILLKTLKPDLPVAAVHVLARSGRIAADVRDQQGTAGTDWLPEAGRPGRSFVVPGVPEDVTNARLVLVGTSDTDTEVGIEVAGKASTFKPAGFESVNVGRGKVVEVDLGAVTKGEASAIKLTAARADILAGVRVTRGTGDATDVAYLAPTPELTGRAILADNRAGGALSTTVYLTAPAEDGRVRLTTTDGAAPATAEIDVPGGTTVAVQAPVPPNAAKFALIAEPIPGSAPVHAARMINEQADKTPMFTIQGLTPAHETVALPGVRGDIAIMVPTKD; via the coding sequence GCGTGCCGAGGCCGTCTGCCCGCAGGTCCGCGGCGGCCAGGGCGGCACCACGGTCTACTCCGGGTTCGCTCCCGAGAACGCCGCCGTGTCCGGCGGCACCGCCGTACTGACCGAGGTCGCGGACGCCGCCAAGACCCGGGGCACCATCGAGGCACCCGGCCGTCCCGGCGGCGCGGAGGCCACCGAGGCCGAGGTCCCCGCGCTCGACTGGGAGGCGACCGACGCGTTCGCCCCCGGTTTCGCGGCCCAGGTCACCACGAAGGTGCCGCTGGGCGCGGCGCGCGGCCTGTCCGGGACGCTCTGCCGCGAGCCCGACACCGAGCACTGGTTCGTGGGGACGTCGACCGCGCAGAACCGCGATGCGTACCTCTACCTCAGCAACAACACCCGCGTCGCCGCGCAGATCGACGTCGAGTTGTACGGGCCGGACGGCGAGGTGCAGACCGAGGGCGTGCACAGCATGACGTTCGCCCCCGGGGAGTCGCAGAACATCCTGCTCAAGACCCTCAAGCCGGACCTCCCGGTCGCCGCCGTGCACGTGTTGGCCCGCTCGGGCCGCATCGCCGCCGACGTCCGCGACCAGCAGGGGACCGCCGGCACCGACTGGCTGCCGGAGGCGGGCCGGCCCGGCCGTTCGTTCGTCGTTCCCGGCGTGCCGGAGGACGTCACGAACGCCCGTCTCGTGCTCGTCGGGACGAGCGACACCGACACCGAGGTCGGCATCGAGGTGGCCGGCAAGGCGAGCACGTTCAAGCCCGCGGGATTCGAGTCCGTCAACGTCGGGCGCGGCAAGGTCGTCGAGGTCGACCTCGGCGCGGTGACCAAGGGCGAGGCGTCCGCCATCAAGCTCACCGCCGCCCGTGCGGACATCCTCGCCGGCGTCCGCGTGACCCGCGGCACCGGTGACGCGACCGACGTCGCGTACCTCGCCCCCACGCCCGAGCTGACCGGCCGCGCGATCCTGGCCGACAACCGGGCGGGCGGGGCGCTCTCCACCACGGTCTACCTGACGGCTCCCGCGGAGGACGGGCGGGTGCGCCTCACCACCACGGACGGCGCCGCGCCCGCGACCGCCGAGATCGACGTGCCGGGCGGCACCACGGTCGCCGTGCAGGCGCCGGTTCCGCCCAACGCCGCGAAGTTCGCGCTGATCGCGGAGCCGATTCCCGGCTCGGCGCCGGTGCACGCCGCCCGCATGATCAACGAACAGGCCGACAAGACACCGATGTTCACCATCCAGGGGCTGACCCCGGCGCACGAGACGGTGGCCCTGCCCGGCGTGCGCGGCGACATCGCGATCATGGTGCCGACCAAGGACTGA
- a CDS encoding Trm112 family protein — MKLDNPLLAVFACPVCHAPLRADADAGELVCVSDACGLAYPVRDDIPVLLADEARRPGAPDLGSRDTGSAPA, encoded by the coding sequence TTGAAGCTCGACAACCCGCTCCTGGCGGTCTTCGCGTGCCCGGTGTGCCACGCCCCGCTGCGCGCCGACGCCGACGCGGGCGAGCTCGTGTGCGTTTCGGACGCGTGCGGCCTGGCCTACCCGGTCCGCGACGACATCCCCGTCCTGCTGGCCGACGAGGCGCGGCGCCCCGGCGCGCCCGACCTCGGCTCCCGCGACACCGGGAGCGCCCCGGCATGA
- a CDS encoding HNH endonuclease family protein, giving the protein MGRGWGRRLAALAATAALTTTACSALDDTGDSAASGGPTAAAPPAASSGTGPLANTDGTLPGLAPVTADPDRAQARALIGQLRTAGRGPKTGYARDEFGSAWTDSATAVPFGGNGCGTRDDILRRDGTGVRFRSGSTCVVDTMTLVDPYTGTSMTFRKKDATEVQIDHVVALSAAWQMGAAYWPRDKRVQLANDPLNLLAVDGPTNNGKRDATPASWLPPAKQIRCAYVVRYAQVSLKYELPVTEADKAEMLRQCA; this is encoded by the coding sequence ATGGGCAGGGGATGGGGACGGCGCCTCGCCGCGCTCGCGGCGACCGCCGCACTGACGACGACCGCGTGTTCGGCACTCGACGACACCGGTGACAGCGCCGCGTCCGGCGGCCCCACGGCGGCGGCCCCGCCCGCCGCGTCCTCCGGGACCGGTCCGCTGGCCAACACCGACGGCACGCTCCCCGGTCTCGCGCCCGTCACCGCCGACCCCGACCGCGCCCAGGCCCGCGCGCTGATCGGCCAACTGCGCACCGCCGGGCGCGGGCCCAAGACCGGCTACGCCCGCGACGAGTTCGGCTCGGCCTGGACCGACAGCGCGACCGCCGTACCGTTCGGCGGCAACGGTTGCGGGACGCGCGACGACATACTGCGACGCGACGGCACCGGCGTGCGGTTCCGGTCGGGATCGACGTGTGTGGTCGACACGATGACCCTGGTCGACCCCTATACCGGAACGTCGATGACCTTCCGCAAGAAGGACGCGACCGAGGTCCAAATAGACCACGTCGTCGCGCTCAGCGCCGCCTGGCAGATGGGCGCCGCCTACTGGCCGCGCGACAAACGCGTGCAGTTGGCCAACGACCCGCTGAACCTGCTCGCCGTCGACGGCCCCACCAACAACGGCAAACGCGACGCGACCCCGGCGTCCTGGCTGCCCCCGGCCAAGCAGATCCGATGCGCGTACGTCGTGCGTTATGCGCAGGTGTCCCTCAAATACGAACTGCCGGTCACCGAGGCCGACAAGGCCGAGATGCTGCGGCAGTGCGCCTGA
- the ahcY gene encoding adenosylhomocysteinase, with amino-acid sequence MAFTDFKVADLSLAPFGRKEIELAEHEMPGLMAIRKEYAAARPLAGARVMGSLHMTVQTAVLIETLVALGADVRWVSCNIFSTQDHAAAAIAVGPNGTVDDPQGVPVFAWKGETLEEYWWCTEQALNWPGHEGPNMILDDGGDATLLVHKGVEFEKAGAVPETGPDDSEEYGVILGLLRRNLAENPNKWTAMAPHIKGVTEETTTGVHRLYEMFQNGTLLFPAINVNDSVTKSKFDNKYGCRHSLVDGINRATDVLIGGKVAVVCGYGDVGKGCAESLRGQGARVIITEIDPICALQAAMDGFQVTTLDDVVETADIFVTTTGNKDIILASHMAKMKHQAIVGNIGHFDNEIDMAGLAKLPGIVKDEVKPQVHTWTFPDGKVLIVLSEGRLLNLGNATGHPSFVMSNSFTNQVIAQIELFTKTSEYPVGVYILPKHLDEKVARLHLDALGVKLTELTEDQASYIGVPVEGPYKSDHYRY; translated from the coding sequence ATGGCTTTCACCGACTTCAAGGTCGCCGATCTCTCGCTCGCGCCGTTCGGCCGCAAGGAGATCGAGCTTGCCGAGCACGAAATGCCGGGCCTCATGGCCATCCGCAAGGAGTACGCCGCGGCTCGCCCGCTGGCCGGAGCCCGCGTCATGGGCTCGCTGCACATGACCGTGCAGACCGCCGTCCTCATCGAGACCCTCGTCGCCCTCGGCGCCGACGTCCGCTGGGTCTCCTGCAACATCTTCTCCACCCAGGACCACGCCGCCGCCGCGATCGCGGTCGGCCCGAACGGCACCGTCGACGACCCGCAGGGCGTCCCGGTGTTCGCCTGGAAGGGCGAAACGCTCGAAGAGTACTGGTGGTGCACCGAGCAGGCGCTGAACTGGCCGGGCCACGAAGGCCCCAACATGATCCTCGACGACGGCGGCGACGCCACCCTCCTCGTCCACAAGGGCGTCGAGTTCGAGAAGGCCGGAGCCGTCCCCGAGACCGGGCCGGACGACTCCGAGGAGTACGGCGTCATCCTCGGCCTGCTGCGCCGCAACCTCGCCGAGAACCCCAACAAGTGGACCGCGATGGCCCCGCACATCAAGGGCGTCACCGAGGAGACCACCACCGGCGTGCACCGGCTGTACGAGATGTTCCAGAACGGGACGCTCCTCTTCCCGGCGATCAACGTCAACGACTCGGTCACGAAGTCGAAGTTCGACAACAAGTACGGCTGCCGCCACTCCCTCGTCGACGGCATCAACCGCGCGACGGACGTCCTCATCGGCGGCAAGGTCGCGGTCGTCTGCGGCTACGGCGACGTCGGCAAGGGCTGCGCGGAGTCGCTGCGCGGCCAGGGCGCGCGCGTCATCATCACCGAGATCGACCCGATCTGCGCCCTCCAGGCGGCGATGGACGGCTTCCAGGTCACCACGCTCGACGACGTCGTCGAGACGGCCGACATCTTCGTCACCACCACCGGCAACAAGGACATCATCCTCGCGTCGCACATGGCGAAGATGAAGCACCAGGCGATCGTCGGCAACATCGGCCACTTCGACAACGAGATCGACATGGCCGGCCTCGCGAAGCTCCCCGGCATCGTGAAGGACGAGGTCAAGCCGCAGGTCCACACCTGGACCTTCCCCGACGGCAAGGTCCTCATCGTGCTGTCCGAGGGCCGCCTGCTGAATCTCGGCAACGCCACCGGCCACCCCAGCTTCGTGATGTCGAACAGCTTCACCAACCAGGTGATCGCGCAGATCGAGCTGTTCACGAAGACGTCCGAGTACCCGGTCGGCGTCTACATCCTGCCCAAGCACCTGGACGAGAAGGTCGCCCGGCTGCACCTCGACGCGCTCGGCGTCAAGCTGACCGAGCTGACGGAGGACCAGGCCTCGTACATCGGCGTGCCGGTCGAGGGCCCGTACAAGTCGGACCACTACCGCTACTGA